A genome region from Musa acuminata AAA Group cultivar baxijiao chromosome BXJ3-5, Cavendish_Baxijiao_AAA, whole genome shotgun sequence includes the following:
- the LOC103983779 gene encoding general negative regulator of transcription subunit 3 isoform X6 → MGASRKLQGEIDRVLKKVQEGVDVFDSIWNKVYDTENANQKEKFEADLKKEIKKLQRYRDQIKTWIQSSDIKDKKALMDARKLIEREMERFKVCEKETKTKAFSKEGLGQQPKTDPKEKAKSETRDWLNNVVGDLESQIDNFEAEVEGLSVKKGKTRPPRLTHLETSIARHKAHILKLELILRLLDNDELSPEQVNDVKDFLEDYVERNQDDFDEFGDVDELYSSLPLEKVEALEDLVSLGPSSLAKQGVASVSTASALLGLKNAVASSAAQLSLTQIISQDQGDDAASPESNADVAPKTPPSKSGAMVTVVSTAPPGISSGISVGTSSSATANVPVRPSVAGPTVAAILSVPPNVRGVIENSSAAVSSPPNSSSSLKEDDNMTFPVRRSSPAIPEIGIAKGISRGISNQPSISTSMTFSSAGGITGNVSLGSVPPLSDLSKRNVLNVDERIGSSGLAQPLLSFPLDNRILLQSLPRTNDGAGSNDSSNVGEGSTAGGRVFSPSVVSGIQWRPQSATSFQNASENGQFRGRPEIAPDQREKFLQRLQQVQQQGHSNLLSGPHLSGASHKQFTTQQQNSLLQQFSPQSTSVSPHVGLGLGVQGAGLVSVSSAAQQQPTPVLQPSSQHPLVSTVTKDGDSVHDNPEDQQQHNISEDLIADPASSPSVNKMMSDDDLKTSYVGTSTVAVSEVNQLSRDTDLPPGQPLQPGQSSASLGVIGRRSGSELGAIGDNISGVAGNSGGMHDQIYNLQMLEAAYYKLPQPRDSERAKNYVPRHPAVTPSSYPQTQAPIVDNPAFWERLGLDPLGTDALFFAFYYQQNTYQQYLAARELKRQSWRFHKKFNTWFQRHEEPKVTNDNFERGNYVYFDFHIANDGSQHGWCQRIKTDFTFEYDFLEDELVV, encoded by the exons ATGGGCGCCAGTCGGAAGCTGCAGGGTGAGATTGATCGAGTGCTGAAGAAGGTCCAGGAAGGCGTCGACGTCTTCGATAGCATATGGAACAAG GTTTACGACACGGAGAACGCGAACCAGAAGGAGAAATTCGAGGCGGATCTCAAGAAGGAGATTAAGAAGTTGCAGCGGTATCgcgatcaaatcaagacatggatACAGTCTAGCGACATCAAGGATAAGAAG GCTCTTATGGATGCTCGCAAGCTCATTGAACGTGAAATGGAAAGATTTAAGGTTTGTGAGAAGGAGACAAAAACAAAAGCCTTCTCCAAGGAAGGATTAGGTCAGCAACCTAAGACA GATCCAAAAGAGAAGGCCAAATCGGAAACAAGGGACTGGTTGAACAATGTG GTTGGGGATTTGGAGAGTCAGATTGACAATTTTGAAGCTGAGGTTGAAGGGCTTTCTGTAAAGAAAGGGAAAACAAGACCACCTCGGCTG ACGCATTTGGAAACATCTATTGCGAGGCACAAAGCTCACATTTTGAAATTGGAGTTGATTTTAAGATTATTGGATAATGATGAATTGAGTCCTGAACAGGTTAATGATGTTAAAGATTTTCTAGAAGATTATGTTGAACGGAATCAG gacgattttgatgaatttggtgATGTTGATGAGCTTTACAGCTCTCTGCCACTAGAAAAGGTGGAAGCCCTAGAAGATCTTGTTTCACTTGGTCCTTCCAGTCTTGCTAAG CAGGGCGTTGCTTCTGTTTCAACTGCTAGTGCACTTTTAGGCTTGAAGAATGCTGTAGCCAGTTCGGCTGCTCAGTTATCT TTAACACAGATCATATCTCAGGACCAAGGTGATGATGCAGCTTCTCCGGAAAGTAACGCTGATGTTGCACCAAAAACCCCACCTTCAAAAAGTGGAGCTATGGTGACTGTGGTATCAACAGCTCCTCCTGGTATAAGTTCTGGGATATCAGTGGGGACCAGTTCATCTGCAACTGCTAATGTTCCTGTGCGTCCATCAGTTGCTGGACCAACAGTTGCAGCTATACTTTCTGTGCCACCAAATGTTCGAGGCGTTATAGAGAACTCATCTGCTGCTGTTTCTTCTCCTCCTAATTCATCCAGCTCACTTAAGGAGGATGATAATATGACCTTCCCTGTGCGTAGATCTTCACCAGCCATCCCTGAAATTGGAATAGCGAAAGGCATTAGCCGAGGGATCTCTAATCAACCATCAATTAGTACTTCGATGACTTTCAGTTCAGCTGGTGGAATCACTGGAAATGTTTCTCTTGGTTCTGTTCCTCCATTATCTGATTTGTCTAAGCGAAATGTGTTAAATGTTGATGAGAGAATTGGGAGTAGTGGGCTTGCACAGCCTCTGTTGTCGTTTCCTCTGGATAACAGAATTCTCTTGCAGTCGTTGCCAAGGACCAATGATGGAGCTGGTTCAAATGATTCTAGTAATGTTGGAGAGGGTTCTACTGCTGGAGGAAGAGTCTTTTCACCTTCAGTTGTCTCTGGGATTCAATGGAGACCTCAAAGTGCAACTTCTTTTCAGAATGCAAGTGAGAAT GGCCAATTTCGTGGGCGTCCTGAGATAGCTCCTGACCAGAGGGAGAAATTTCTGCAACGGCTCCAACAAGTGCAGCAACAAGGGCATAGTAATCTTCTTAGCGGGCCACATCTCTCTGGTGCTAGTCACAAGCAGTTTACCACACAACAGCAGAATTCACTTTTACAACAG TTTAGTCCTCAAAGCACTTCTGTTTCACCCCATGTTGGCCTAGGGCTTGGAGTTCAGGGAGCAGGGCTTGTGTCTGTTAGTTCGGCTGCACAACAGCAACCAACTCCTGTTCTTCAACCGTCCTCCCAACATCCCTTGGTTTCAACTGTAACAAAAGATGGAG ATTCTGTACATGACAATCCGGAAGACCAGCAGCAACATAATATATCTGAAGATCTGATTGCAGATCCTGCCTCAAGTCCTAGTGTCAACAAGATGATGagtgatgatgatttgaagacaTCATATGTG GGAACAAGCACTGTGGCAGTGTCAGAAGTGAATCAATTATCTAGGGATACTGATCTTCCACCTGGTCAGCCATTGCAACCCGGTCAATCTTCTGCTAGCCTTGGTGTGATTGGTAGAAGAAGTGGGTCAGAACTTGGTGCCATTGGTGACAACATTAGTGGTGTAGCTGGGAATTCTGGTGGAATGCACGATCAGATCTACAATCTACAGATGCTTGAAGCTGCATACTACAAACTTCCACAGCCCAGGGACTCAGAACGTGCAAAGAACTATGTTCCG AGGCATCCTGCAGTGACTCCATCTAGTTATCCTCAAACTCAGGCACCCATAGTTGATAATCCTGCCTTTTGGGAACGACTTGGTCTGGATCCATTGGGCACTGATGCCTTGTTTTTTGCGTTTTACTACCAACAG AACACTTATCAGCAGTACTTAGCTGCCAGAGAATTGAAAAGGCAGTCATGGAGATTTCACAAGAAATTTAATACATGGTTTCAACGGCATGAGGAGCCAAAAGTCACTAATGATAACTTTGAGAGAGGAAATTATGTATACTTTGATTTTCATATTGCAAACGATGGTTCTCAGCATGGATG GTGCCAGAGGATTAAAACCGATTTCACCTTTGAATATGATTTCCTCGAGGATGAACTTGTGGTATAA
- the LOC103983779 gene encoding general negative regulator of transcription subunit 3 isoform X4 produces MGASRKLQGEIDRVLKKVQEGVDVFDSIWNKVYDTENANQKEKFEADLKKEIKKLQRYRDQIKTWIQSSDIKDKKVSASYEQALMDARKLIEREMERFKVCEKETKTKAFSKEGLGQQPKTDPKEKAKSETRDWLNNVVGDLESQIDNFEAEVEGLSVKKGKTRPPRLTHLETSIARHKAHILKLELILRLLDNDELSPEQVNDVKDFLEDYVERNQDDFDEFGDVDELYSSLPLEKVEALEDLVSLGPSSLAKGVASVSTASALLGLKNAVASSAAQLSIISQDQGDDAASPESNADVAPKTPPSKSGAMVTVVSTAPPGISSGISVGTSSSATANVPVRPSVAGPTVAAILSVPPNVRGVIENSSAAVSSPPNSSSSLKEDDNMTFPVRRSSPAIPEIGIAKGISRGISNQPSISTSMTFSSAGGITGNVSLGSVPPLSDLSKRNVLNVDERIGSSGLAQPLLSFPLDNRILLQSLPRTNDGAGSNDSSNVGEGSTAGGRVFSPSVVSGIQWRPQSATSFQNASENGQFRGRPEIAPDQREKFLQRLQQVQQQGHSNLLSGPHLSGASHKQFTTQQQNSLLQQFSPQSTSVSPHVGLGLGVQGAGLVSVSSAAQQQPTPVLQPSSQHPLVSTVTKDGDSVHDNPEDQQQHNISEDLIADPASSPSVNKMMSDDDLKTSYVGTSTVAVSEVNQLSRDTDLPPGQPLQPGQSSASLGVIGRRSGSELGAIGDNISGVAGNSGGMHDQIYNLQMLEAAYYKLPQPRDSERAKNYVPRHPAVTPSSYPQTQAPIVDNPAFWERLGLDPLGTDALFFAFYYQQNTYQQYLAARELKRQSWRFHKKFNTWFQRHEEPKVTNDNFERGNYVYFDFHIANDGSQHGWCQRIKTDFTFEYDFLEDELVV; encoded by the exons ATGGGCGCCAGTCGGAAGCTGCAGGGTGAGATTGATCGAGTGCTGAAGAAGGTCCAGGAAGGCGTCGACGTCTTCGATAGCATATGGAACAAG GTTTACGACACGGAGAACGCGAACCAGAAGGAGAAATTCGAGGCGGATCTCAAGAAGGAGATTAAGAAGTTGCAGCGGTATCgcgatcaaatcaagacatggatACAGTCTAGCGACATCAAGGATAAGAAG GTTAGTGCCTCTTATGAGCAGGCTCTTATGGATGCTCGCAAGCTCATTGAACGTGAAATGGAAAGATTTAAGGTTTGTGAGAAGGAGACAAAAACAAAAGCCTTCTCCAAGGAAGGATTAGGTCAGCAACCTAAGACA GATCCAAAAGAGAAGGCCAAATCGGAAACAAGGGACTGGTTGAACAATGTG GTTGGGGATTTGGAGAGTCAGATTGACAATTTTGAAGCTGAGGTTGAAGGGCTTTCTGTAAAGAAAGGGAAAACAAGACCACCTCGGCTG ACGCATTTGGAAACATCTATTGCGAGGCACAAAGCTCACATTTTGAAATTGGAGTTGATTTTAAGATTATTGGATAATGATGAATTGAGTCCTGAACAGGTTAATGATGTTAAAGATTTTCTAGAAGATTATGTTGAACGGAATCAG gacgattttgatgaatttggtgATGTTGATGAGCTTTACAGCTCTCTGCCACTAGAAAAGGTGGAAGCCCTAGAAGATCTTGTTTCACTTGGTCCTTCCAGTCTTGCTAAG GGCGTTGCTTCTGTTTCAACTGCTAGTGCACTTTTAGGCTTGAAGAATGCTGTAGCCAGTTCGGCTGCTCAGTTATCT ATCATATCTCAGGACCAAGGTGATGATGCAGCTTCTCCGGAAAGTAACGCTGATGTTGCACCAAAAACCCCACCTTCAAAAAGTGGAGCTATGGTGACTGTGGTATCAACAGCTCCTCCTGGTATAAGTTCTGGGATATCAGTGGGGACCAGTTCATCTGCAACTGCTAATGTTCCTGTGCGTCCATCAGTTGCTGGACCAACAGTTGCAGCTATACTTTCTGTGCCACCAAATGTTCGAGGCGTTATAGAGAACTCATCTGCTGCTGTTTCTTCTCCTCCTAATTCATCCAGCTCACTTAAGGAGGATGATAATATGACCTTCCCTGTGCGTAGATCTTCACCAGCCATCCCTGAAATTGGAATAGCGAAAGGCATTAGCCGAGGGATCTCTAATCAACCATCAATTAGTACTTCGATGACTTTCAGTTCAGCTGGTGGAATCACTGGAAATGTTTCTCTTGGTTCTGTTCCTCCATTATCTGATTTGTCTAAGCGAAATGTGTTAAATGTTGATGAGAGAATTGGGAGTAGTGGGCTTGCACAGCCTCTGTTGTCGTTTCCTCTGGATAACAGAATTCTCTTGCAGTCGTTGCCAAGGACCAATGATGGAGCTGGTTCAAATGATTCTAGTAATGTTGGAGAGGGTTCTACTGCTGGAGGAAGAGTCTTTTCACCTTCAGTTGTCTCTGGGATTCAATGGAGACCTCAAAGTGCAACTTCTTTTCAGAATGCAAGTGAGAAT GGCCAATTTCGTGGGCGTCCTGAGATAGCTCCTGACCAGAGGGAGAAATTTCTGCAACGGCTCCAACAAGTGCAGCAACAAGGGCATAGTAATCTTCTTAGCGGGCCACATCTCTCTGGTGCTAGTCACAAGCAGTTTACCACACAACAGCAGAATTCACTTTTACAACAG TTTAGTCCTCAAAGCACTTCTGTTTCACCCCATGTTGGCCTAGGGCTTGGAGTTCAGGGAGCAGGGCTTGTGTCTGTTAGTTCGGCTGCACAACAGCAACCAACTCCTGTTCTTCAACCGTCCTCCCAACATCCCTTGGTTTCAACTGTAACAAAAGATGGAG ATTCTGTACATGACAATCCGGAAGACCAGCAGCAACATAATATATCTGAAGATCTGATTGCAGATCCTGCCTCAAGTCCTAGTGTCAACAAGATGATGagtgatgatgatttgaagacaTCATATGTG GGAACAAGCACTGTGGCAGTGTCAGAAGTGAATCAATTATCTAGGGATACTGATCTTCCACCTGGTCAGCCATTGCAACCCGGTCAATCTTCTGCTAGCCTTGGTGTGATTGGTAGAAGAAGTGGGTCAGAACTTGGTGCCATTGGTGACAACATTAGTGGTGTAGCTGGGAATTCTGGTGGAATGCACGATCAGATCTACAATCTACAGATGCTTGAAGCTGCATACTACAAACTTCCACAGCCCAGGGACTCAGAACGTGCAAAGAACTATGTTCCG AGGCATCCTGCAGTGACTCCATCTAGTTATCCTCAAACTCAGGCACCCATAGTTGATAATCCTGCCTTTTGGGAACGACTTGGTCTGGATCCATTGGGCACTGATGCCTTGTTTTTTGCGTTTTACTACCAACAG AACACTTATCAGCAGTACTTAGCTGCCAGAGAATTGAAAAGGCAGTCATGGAGATTTCACAAGAAATTTAATACATGGTTTCAACGGCATGAGGAGCCAAAAGTCACTAATGATAACTTTGAGAGAGGAAATTATGTATACTTTGATTTTCATATTGCAAACGATGGTTCTCAGCATGGATG GTGCCAGAGGATTAAAACCGATTTCACCTTTGAATATGATTTCCTCGAGGATGAACTTGTGGTATAA
- the LOC103983779 gene encoding general negative regulator of transcription subunit 3 isoform X5 — translation MGASRKLQGEIDRVLKKVQEGVDVFDSIWNKVYDTENANQKEKFEADLKKEIKKLQRYRDQIKTWIQSSDIKDKKVSASYEQALMDARKLIEREMERFKVCEKETKTKAFSKEGLGQQPKTDPKEKAKSETRDWLNNVVGDLESQIDNFEAEVEGLSVKKGKTRPPRLTHLETSIARHKAHILKLELILRLLDNDELSPEQVNDVKDFLEDYVERNQDDFDEFGDVDELYSSLPLEKVEALEDLVSLGPSSLAKQGVASVSTASALLGLKNAVASSAAQLSDQGDDAASPESNADVAPKTPPSKSGAMVTVVSTAPPGISSGISVGTSSSATANVPVRPSVAGPTVAAILSVPPNVRGVIENSSAAVSSPPNSSSSLKEDDNMTFPVRRSSPAIPEIGIAKGISRGISNQPSISTSMTFSSAGGITGNVSLGSVPPLSDLSKRNVLNVDERIGSSGLAQPLLSFPLDNRILLQSLPRTNDGAGSNDSSNVGEGSTAGGRVFSPSVVSGIQWRPQSATSFQNASENGQFRGRPEIAPDQREKFLQRLQQVQQQGHSNLLSGPHLSGASHKQFTTQQQNSLLQQFSPQSTSVSPHVGLGLGVQGAGLVSVSSAAQQQPTPVLQPSSQHPLVSTVTKDGDSVHDNPEDQQQHNISEDLIADPASSPSVNKMMSDDDLKTSYVGTSTVAVSEVNQLSRDTDLPPGQPLQPGQSSASLGVIGRRSGSELGAIGDNISGVAGNSGGMHDQIYNLQMLEAAYYKLPQPRDSERAKNYVPRHPAVTPSSYPQTQAPIVDNPAFWERLGLDPLGTDALFFAFYYQQNTYQQYLAARELKRQSWRFHKKFNTWFQRHEEPKVTNDNFERGNYVYFDFHIANDGSQHGWCQRIKTDFTFEYDFLEDELVV, via the exons ATGGGCGCCAGTCGGAAGCTGCAGGGTGAGATTGATCGAGTGCTGAAGAAGGTCCAGGAAGGCGTCGACGTCTTCGATAGCATATGGAACAAG GTTTACGACACGGAGAACGCGAACCAGAAGGAGAAATTCGAGGCGGATCTCAAGAAGGAGATTAAGAAGTTGCAGCGGTATCgcgatcaaatcaagacatggatACAGTCTAGCGACATCAAGGATAAGAAG GTTAGTGCCTCTTATGAGCAGGCTCTTATGGATGCTCGCAAGCTCATTGAACGTGAAATGGAAAGATTTAAGGTTTGTGAGAAGGAGACAAAAACAAAAGCCTTCTCCAAGGAAGGATTAGGTCAGCAACCTAAGACA GATCCAAAAGAGAAGGCCAAATCGGAAACAAGGGACTGGTTGAACAATGTG GTTGGGGATTTGGAGAGTCAGATTGACAATTTTGAAGCTGAGGTTGAAGGGCTTTCTGTAAAGAAAGGGAAAACAAGACCACCTCGGCTG ACGCATTTGGAAACATCTATTGCGAGGCACAAAGCTCACATTTTGAAATTGGAGTTGATTTTAAGATTATTGGATAATGATGAATTGAGTCCTGAACAGGTTAATGATGTTAAAGATTTTCTAGAAGATTATGTTGAACGGAATCAG gacgattttgatgaatttggtgATGTTGATGAGCTTTACAGCTCTCTGCCACTAGAAAAGGTGGAAGCCCTAGAAGATCTTGTTTCACTTGGTCCTTCCAGTCTTGCTAAG CAGGGCGTTGCTTCTGTTTCAACTGCTAGTGCACTTTTAGGCTTGAAGAATGCTGTAGCCAGTTCGGCTGCTCAGTTATCT GACCAAGGTGATGATGCAGCTTCTCCGGAAAGTAACGCTGATGTTGCACCAAAAACCCCACCTTCAAAAAGTGGAGCTATGGTGACTGTGGTATCAACAGCTCCTCCTGGTATAAGTTCTGGGATATCAGTGGGGACCAGTTCATCTGCAACTGCTAATGTTCCTGTGCGTCCATCAGTTGCTGGACCAACAGTTGCAGCTATACTTTCTGTGCCACCAAATGTTCGAGGCGTTATAGAGAACTCATCTGCTGCTGTTTCTTCTCCTCCTAATTCATCCAGCTCACTTAAGGAGGATGATAATATGACCTTCCCTGTGCGTAGATCTTCACCAGCCATCCCTGAAATTGGAATAGCGAAAGGCATTAGCCGAGGGATCTCTAATCAACCATCAATTAGTACTTCGATGACTTTCAGTTCAGCTGGTGGAATCACTGGAAATGTTTCTCTTGGTTCTGTTCCTCCATTATCTGATTTGTCTAAGCGAAATGTGTTAAATGTTGATGAGAGAATTGGGAGTAGTGGGCTTGCACAGCCTCTGTTGTCGTTTCCTCTGGATAACAGAATTCTCTTGCAGTCGTTGCCAAGGACCAATGATGGAGCTGGTTCAAATGATTCTAGTAATGTTGGAGAGGGTTCTACTGCTGGAGGAAGAGTCTTTTCACCTTCAGTTGTCTCTGGGATTCAATGGAGACCTCAAAGTGCAACTTCTTTTCAGAATGCAAGTGAGAAT GGCCAATTTCGTGGGCGTCCTGAGATAGCTCCTGACCAGAGGGAGAAATTTCTGCAACGGCTCCAACAAGTGCAGCAACAAGGGCATAGTAATCTTCTTAGCGGGCCACATCTCTCTGGTGCTAGTCACAAGCAGTTTACCACACAACAGCAGAATTCACTTTTACAACAG TTTAGTCCTCAAAGCACTTCTGTTTCACCCCATGTTGGCCTAGGGCTTGGAGTTCAGGGAGCAGGGCTTGTGTCTGTTAGTTCGGCTGCACAACAGCAACCAACTCCTGTTCTTCAACCGTCCTCCCAACATCCCTTGGTTTCAACTGTAACAAAAGATGGAG ATTCTGTACATGACAATCCGGAAGACCAGCAGCAACATAATATATCTGAAGATCTGATTGCAGATCCTGCCTCAAGTCCTAGTGTCAACAAGATGATGagtgatgatgatttgaagacaTCATATGTG GGAACAAGCACTGTGGCAGTGTCAGAAGTGAATCAATTATCTAGGGATACTGATCTTCCACCTGGTCAGCCATTGCAACCCGGTCAATCTTCTGCTAGCCTTGGTGTGATTGGTAGAAGAAGTGGGTCAGAACTTGGTGCCATTGGTGACAACATTAGTGGTGTAGCTGGGAATTCTGGTGGAATGCACGATCAGATCTACAATCTACAGATGCTTGAAGCTGCATACTACAAACTTCCACAGCCCAGGGACTCAGAACGTGCAAAGAACTATGTTCCG AGGCATCCTGCAGTGACTCCATCTAGTTATCCTCAAACTCAGGCACCCATAGTTGATAATCCTGCCTTTTGGGAACGACTTGGTCTGGATCCATTGGGCACTGATGCCTTGTTTTTTGCGTTTTACTACCAACAG AACACTTATCAGCAGTACTTAGCTGCCAGAGAATTGAAAAGGCAGTCATGGAGATTTCACAAGAAATTTAATACATGGTTTCAACGGCATGAGGAGCCAAAAGTCACTAATGATAACTTTGAGAGAGGAAATTATGTATACTTTGATTTTCATATTGCAAACGATGGTTCTCAGCATGGATG GTGCCAGAGGATTAAAACCGATTTCACCTTTGAATATGATTTCCTCGAGGATGAACTTGTGGTATAA
- the LOC103983779 gene encoding general negative regulator of transcription subunit 3 isoform X3 has translation MGASRKLQGEIDRVLKKVQEGVDVFDSIWNKVYDTENANQKEKFEADLKKEIKKLQRYRDQIKTWIQSSDIKDKKVSASYEQALMDARKLIEREMERFKVCEKETKTKAFSKEGLGQQPKTDPKEKAKSETRDWLNNVVGDLESQIDNFEAEVEGLSVKKGKTRPPRLTHLETSIARHKAHILKLELILRLLDNDELSPEQVNDVKDFLEDYVERNQDDFDEFGDVDELYSSLPLEKVEALEDLVSLGPSSLAKQGVASVSTASALLGLKNAVASSAAQLSIISQDQGDDAASPESNADVAPKTPPSKSGAMVTVVSTAPPGISSGISVGTSSSATANVPVRPSVAGPTVAAILSVPPNVRGVIENSSAAVSSPPNSSSSLKEDDNMTFPVRRSSPAIPEIGIAKGISRGISNQPSISTSMTFSSAGGITGNVSLGSVPPLSDLSKRNVLNVDERIGSSGLAQPLLSFPLDNRILLQSLPRTNDGAGSNDSSNVGEGSTAGGRVFSPSVVSGIQWRPQSATSFQNASENGQFRGRPEIAPDQREKFLQRLQQVQQQGHSNLLSGPHLSGASHKQFTTQQQNSLLQQFSPQSTSVSPHVGLGLGVQGAGLVSVSSAAQQQPTPVLQPSSQHPLVSTVTKDGDSVHDNPEDQQQHNISEDLIADPASSPSVNKMMSDDDLKTSYVGTSTVAVSEVNQLSRDTDLPPGQPLQPGQSSASLGVIGRRSGSELGAIGDNISGVAGNSGGMHDQIYNLQMLEAAYYKLPQPRDSERAKNYVPRHPAVTPSSYPQTQAPIVDNPAFWERLGLDPLGTDALFFAFYYQQNTYQQYLAARELKRQSWRFHKKFNTWFQRHEEPKVTNDNFERGNYVYFDFHIANDGSQHGWCQRIKTDFTFEYDFLEDELVV, from the exons ATGGGCGCCAGTCGGAAGCTGCAGGGTGAGATTGATCGAGTGCTGAAGAAGGTCCAGGAAGGCGTCGACGTCTTCGATAGCATATGGAACAAG GTTTACGACACGGAGAACGCGAACCAGAAGGAGAAATTCGAGGCGGATCTCAAGAAGGAGATTAAGAAGTTGCAGCGGTATCgcgatcaaatcaagacatggatACAGTCTAGCGACATCAAGGATAAGAAG GTTAGTGCCTCTTATGAGCAGGCTCTTATGGATGCTCGCAAGCTCATTGAACGTGAAATGGAAAGATTTAAGGTTTGTGAGAAGGAGACAAAAACAAAAGCCTTCTCCAAGGAAGGATTAGGTCAGCAACCTAAGACA GATCCAAAAGAGAAGGCCAAATCGGAAACAAGGGACTGGTTGAACAATGTG GTTGGGGATTTGGAGAGTCAGATTGACAATTTTGAAGCTGAGGTTGAAGGGCTTTCTGTAAAGAAAGGGAAAACAAGACCACCTCGGCTG ACGCATTTGGAAACATCTATTGCGAGGCACAAAGCTCACATTTTGAAATTGGAGTTGATTTTAAGATTATTGGATAATGATGAATTGAGTCCTGAACAGGTTAATGATGTTAAAGATTTTCTAGAAGATTATGTTGAACGGAATCAG gacgattttgatgaatttggtgATGTTGATGAGCTTTACAGCTCTCTGCCACTAGAAAAGGTGGAAGCCCTAGAAGATCTTGTTTCACTTGGTCCTTCCAGTCTTGCTAAG CAGGGCGTTGCTTCTGTTTCAACTGCTAGTGCACTTTTAGGCTTGAAGAATGCTGTAGCCAGTTCGGCTGCTCAGTTATCT ATCATATCTCAGGACCAAGGTGATGATGCAGCTTCTCCGGAAAGTAACGCTGATGTTGCACCAAAAACCCCACCTTCAAAAAGTGGAGCTATGGTGACTGTGGTATCAACAGCTCCTCCTGGTATAAGTTCTGGGATATCAGTGGGGACCAGTTCATCTGCAACTGCTAATGTTCCTGTGCGTCCATCAGTTGCTGGACCAACAGTTGCAGCTATACTTTCTGTGCCACCAAATGTTCGAGGCGTTATAGAGAACTCATCTGCTGCTGTTTCTTCTCCTCCTAATTCATCCAGCTCACTTAAGGAGGATGATAATATGACCTTCCCTGTGCGTAGATCTTCACCAGCCATCCCTGAAATTGGAATAGCGAAAGGCATTAGCCGAGGGATCTCTAATCAACCATCAATTAGTACTTCGATGACTTTCAGTTCAGCTGGTGGAATCACTGGAAATGTTTCTCTTGGTTCTGTTCCTCCATTATCTGATTTGTCTAAGCGAAATGTGTTAAATGTTGATGAGAGAATTGGGAGTAGTGGGCTTGCACAGCCTCTGTTGTCGTTTCCTCTGGATAACAGAATTCTCTTGCAGTCGTTGCCAAGGACCAATGATGGAGCTGGTTCAAATGATTCTAGTAATGTTGGAGAGGGTTCTACTGCTGGAGGAAGAGTCTTTTCACCTTCAGTTGTCTCTGGGATTCAATGGAGACCTCAAAGTGCAACTTCTTTTCAGAATGCAAGTGAGAAT GGCCAATTTCGTGGGCGTCCTGAGATAGCTCCTGACCAGAGGGAGAAATTTCTGCAACGGCTCCAACAAGTGCAGCAACAAGGGCATAGTAATCTTCTTAGCGGGCCACATCTCTCTGGTGCTAGTCACAAGCAGTTTACCACACAACAGCAGAATTCACTTTTACAACAG TTTAGTCCTCAAAGCACTTCTGTTTCACCCCATGTTGGCCTAGGGCTTGGAGTTCAGGGAGCAGGGCTTGTGTCTGTTAGTTCGGCTGCACAACAGCAACCAACTCCTGTTCTTCAACCGTCCTCCCAACATCCCTTGGTTTCAACTGTAACAAAAGATGGAG ATTCTGTACATGACAATCCGGAAGACCAGCAGCAACATAATATATCTGAAGATCTGATTGCAGATCCTGCCTCAAGTCCTAGTGTCAACAAGATGATGagtgatgatgatttgaagacaTCATATGTG GGAACAAGCACTGTGGCAGTGTCAGAAGTGAATCAATTATCTAGGGATACTGATCTTCCACCTGGTCAGCCATTGCAACCCGGTCAATCTTCTGCTAGCCTTGGTGTGATTGGTAGAAGAAGTGGGTCAGAACTTGGTGCCATTGGTGACAACATTAGTGGTGTAGCTGGGAATTCTGGTGGAATGCACGATCAGATCTACAATCTACAGATGCTTGAAGCTGCATACTACAAACTTCCACAGCCCAGGGACTCAGAACGTGCAAAGAACTATGTTCCG AGGCATCCTGCAGTGACTCCATCTAGTTATCCTCAAACTCAGGCACCCATAGTTGATAATCCTGCCTTTTGGGAACGACTTGGTCTGGATCCATTGGGCACTGATGCCTTGTTTTTTGCGTTTTACTACCAACAG AACACTTATCAGCAGTACTTAGCTGCCAGAGAATTGAAAAGGCAGTCATGGAGATTTCACAAGAAATTTAATACATGGTTTCAACGGCATGAGGAGCCAAAAGTCACTAATGATAACTTTGAGAGAGGAAATTATGTATACTTTGATTTTCATATTGCAAACGATGGTTCTCAGCATGGATG GTGCCAGAGGATTAAAACCGATTTCACCTTTGAATATGATTTCCTCGAGGATGAACTTGTGGTATAA